The following coding sequences are from one Anopheles bellator chromosome X, idAnoBellAS_SP24_06.2, whole genome shotgun sequence window:
- the LOC131213358 gene encoding transmembrane protein 181 isoform X1, protein MATTAPNVPEDPSKISYSYATPSGICVRFRQSLAQFSDLFSEFNKYIAPAYHHDRCERSVHMRLYSMNKREFATVFLAFFACFGLAIFIGLAGPPITVMTQVNGNALLSNASDEGGPGRSSTDLSYLARGPFVIHTPLMTTYSQQLWIIAKLTTDNTDDEMFDKRFHVNVQIAGLSADHKPMPVRGAGTNGAAVQLKNRTRHLSCSDQDCAEFTVLHIGFLDYAHYILTVRFYGLEAFHQRYTIHTVEFYLKSYNPAFTQIEIWFRFIFVLFTFIVSCWFAHALRRFPLCDWSIEQKWLSILLPLLLLFNNPIFPLIFIANSWFPGMTNALMQATFLCAILTFWLCVYHGMRQNERKFLIFYLPKLIVVLPIWLGGVVLSIWEKCDELNDPTYSHFDDSENYNGLKVFVSIAGAMYLLYLGLLILKAYSELRSMPYFDMRLKFLTLLMVIVLSITLIVTLQHFGFDPLEDNFTAQLSTTYKSSAQFMCFYGLLNFYIYAMAYAYAPSGPAIHEPTIAKDNPTFSMTNDSDEEVMYGSDEESRRPLNATCRKGNDYDSD, encoded by the exons ATGGCAACCACTGCACCGAATGTTCCGGAAGACCCGTCGAAGATCAGCTACTCGTACGCTACACCGAGCGGTATTTGCGTGCGCTTCCGTCAAAGCCTGGCCCAGTTTAGCGATTTGTTTAGTGAGTTCAACAAATATATCGCGCCGGCCTACCATCATGACCGGTGCGAACGGTCTGTCCACATGCGTCTCTACTCGATGAACAAGCGCGAATTTGCAACcgtgtttttggcatttttcgcGTGCTTCGGACTTGCCATCTTCATCGGGCTCGCAGGTCCACCGATCACGGTGATGACACAGGTGAATGGTAATGCGCTGCTGTCAAACGCGAGCGATGAAGGTGGACCCGGTAGGAGCAGTACTGATTTAAGCTATCTTGCACGTGGCCCGTTCGTGATACACACTCCGCTAATGACGACCTACTCGCAACAATTGTGGATTATTGCAAAGTTGACGACTGACAATACGGACGACGAGATGTTCGACAAACGGTTCCATGTAAACGTGCAGATTGCGGGTCTTTCGGCGGACCATAAACCAATGCCAGTGCGTGGAGCGGGCACAAATGGCGCGGCTGTTCAGTTAAAGAACCGTACGCGACATCTCAGCTGCAGCGATCAGGACTGCGCCGAGTTCACTGTGTTGCACATTGGATTTCTGGACTACGCCCACTACATCCTCACTGTGCGGTTCTACGGGCTGGAAGCGTTCCACCAGCGCTACACCATTCACACCGTAGAGTTCTACCTTAAGTCGTATAATCCGGCCTTCACGCAGATCGAGATATGGTTCCGGTTCATATTCGTCCTTTTTACGTTCATTGTCAGCTGTTGGTTCGCGCACGCGTTACGTCGCTTTCCGCTATGCGACTGGTCGATTGAGCAGAAGTGGCTCTCAATACTCcttccactgctgctgctctttaACA ACCCCATCTTTCCACTCATCTTTATCGCGAACAGTTGGTTTCCTGGGATGACCAACGCGCTGATGCAGGCCACCTTCCTGTGCGCCATCCTGACGTTCTGGCTATGCGTCTATCATGGGATGCGGCAAAATGAGCGCAAGTTTTTAATCTTCTATCTTCCGAAACTGATTGTAGTTCTACCAATCTGGCTCGGTGGAGTAGTACTTAGCATCTGGGAAAAGTGCGACGAGTTGAACGATCCCACTTACAGCCACTTCGATGATTCGGAAAACTACAAT GGTTTAAAGGTATTCGTCTCAATCGCCGGTGCCATGTACTTGCTGTACTTGGGTCTGTTAATTCTGAAAGCCTATTCGGAACTACGCTCGATGCCATACTTTG ATATGCGCCTGAAGTTTCTCACGCTGTTGATGGTGATTGTTCTGTCGATCACACTGATCGTAACGCTGCAGCATTTCGGCTTCGACCCGTTGGAGGACAATTTTACGGCGCAGTTGTCCACGACGTATAAGAGTTCAGCTCAATTTATGTGTTTCTACGGATTACTGAACTTTTACATCTACGCTATGGCTTACGCCTACGCACCCAGTGGTCCGGCCATTCACG AGCCCACAATCGCCAAGGATAATCCCACGTTCTCGATGACCAACGATTCGGACGAGGAGGTAATGTACGGGTCCGATGAGGAAAGCCGCCGACCATTGAACGCAACTTGCCGAAAGGGCAACGATTACGACAGTGACTAA
- the LOC131213692 gene encoding myosin heavy chain 95F isoform X2, which produces MDSQLVWARDIQDGYVQGRITEIGSTEYEVQPLNSKLPKRSCMPEDIFPSCELPSDHDDNCELLFLNEATLLDNIRNRYYKDKIYTYVAHILIAVNPYKEISGLYSHETLKRYSGRSIGELTPHVYAIADKAIRDMRTLKMSQSIIVSGESGAGKTESTKYLLKFLCDSGSAAGPIEQKILDANPILEAFGNAKTTRNNNSSRFGKFIEVHYDRHCQVVGGHISHYLLEKSRICTQSPDERNYHVFYLLCAGAPPALREKLALTRPDDYRYLAGCTQYFTRAQTEAAVSESCKSRIHLKKGPLRDPVLDDYEDFRQLEEALGRLGLSEAERIQIYSLVAAVLHLGNIRFEENPEDMKGGCRIMQESEASLKVTARLIGLDASELRQALMSRVMTSKGGGVKGTVIMVLLKVHEANSARDALAKALYSKLFDHIVTLINQNIPFQASSYYIGVLDIAGFEYFTVNSFEQFCINYCNEKLQKFFNDNILAAEQLLYSREGLNVREIKYTDNQDIIDLIESKSNGIFNLLDEESKLPRPSFSHFTTEVHAAWNGHYRLSLPRASRLKTHRSLRDDEGFLIRHFAGAVCYNTNQFIEKNNDALHASLESLVQESENALLNALFSGGSRGGKPTTANVGKLSFISVGSKFKSQLSELLEKLRSNGTNFIRCIKPNNRMTDHAFEGGLALAQLKYSGTNSVLELMEYGYPSRVPFTELYNMYSSYLPVELARLQPRTFCEAMLYSLRLNSTDFKFGITKVFFRPGKFVEFDRIMRSDPENLKAIVAKVKRWMVRSRWTKSIRATLCAIKIKNRMIYRGKCIVLLQKTIRGYLARKQHQVRLRGITKVKAINANLGKMHAIAGQLRSSDRDRMQERIRVVQGLISEAIALIKANPVISATSIDLQYSNIMKRFDEDMKLINVKLQEQRNAEEQERLNNIKLALEAEQRRKEEEERRQQEEEETRKRKAEIEARRKEEELRRLRQENEDRKAALALQDQLEKEAQEDIHYRQQLEQERRDHELAVRLAQESNGQVEESPPALRKSEAIRAQQQLVEKQKHDLSKWKYSELRDAINTSCDIELLEACRHEFHRRLKVYHAWKAKNRKRTIMNENERAPRSIMEAATRSPPLLSPRQEVVPTGSVHRYFRIPFVRPSTGGGGTETFDRAGDDNKRGLWFAHFDGQYVARQMELHADKPPILLIAGKDDMQMCELSLEETALTRKRGAEILEHEFNREWEQHGGKPYSRLNVKKM; this is translated from the exons ATGGATTCTCAGCTGGTCTGGGCACGCGATATACAAGATGGTTACGTGCAGGGTCGCATCACTGAAATCGGAAGTACCGAATATGAGGTTCAACCTCTTAACAGCAAGTTGCCGAAGCGAAGCTGTATGCCGGAAGACATATTTCCTTCTTGTGAGCTTCCCTCCGACCACGACGACAATT GTGAACTACTTTTTCTCAACGAGGCCACACTGTTGGATAACATTCGGAACCGGTACTACAAAGACAAAATTTAT ACATATGTGGCGCATATTCTGATTGCAGTCAACCCGTACAAAGAGATCTCTGGTTTGTACTCTCACGAGACCCTCAAACGTTACAGTGGACGATCAATCGGAGAATTGACACCTCATGTGTATGCTATCG CTGACAAAGCAATTCGCGACATGCGCACCCTGAAAATGTCGCAGTCGATCATAGTGTCCGGGGAGTCGGGAGCCGGTAAAACGGAGAGCACCAAGTACCTGCTCAAATTTCTTTGCGATTCGGGTAGTGCGGCCGGTCCAATCGAGCAAAAAATCCTCGACGCTAACCCGATCCTCGAGGCTTTCGGTAACGCGAAAACAacgcgcaacaacaacagctctCGCTTCGGAAAATTTATCGAGGTTCACTATGACCGACACTGCCAAGTGGTCGGTGGTCATATTTCGCACTATCTGTTGGAGAAAAGTCGCATCTGCACGCAGAGTCCGGACGAACGGAACTATCACGTGTTTTATTTACTGTGTGCAGGGGCGCCACCCGCCTTGCGTGAGAAGTTAGCCCTAACGCGACCAGACGACTACCGTTACCTGGCAGGCTGTACGCAGTATTTCACGCGTGCACAAACTGAGGCGGCGGTGTCAGAGTCTTGTAAATCTCGGATCCACCTGAAAAAAGGACCACTGCGCGATCCGGTACTGGACGATTACGAAGACTTTCGCCAGTTAGAAGAAGCACTTGGGAGACTCGGTCTGAGTGAAGCTGAGCGCATCCAAATTTACTCTCTGGTGGCAGCCGTGCTGCACCTCGGAAACATACGCTTCGAGGAGAACCCGGAGGACATGAAGGGTGGCTGCCGGATCATGCAGGAGTCGGAAGCATCACTAAAAGTGACGGCTCGGCTGATCGGATTAGATGCGTCAGAGCTACGTCAGGCGCTCATGTCGCGGGTGATGACCAGCAAAGGCGGCGGCGTAAAGGGTACCGTTATCATGGTGTTACTGAAAGTGCACGAAGCGAACAGTGCACGGGATGCACTCGCGAAAGCACTGTATTCCAAGTTGTTTGACCATATTGTCACCTTGATCAACCAGAACATTCCCTTCCAAGCGTCCAGCTACTACATCGGTGTTCTCGACATTGCAGGCTTTG AATATTTTACGGTCAACTCGTTCGAGCAGTTCTGCATCAACTATTGCAACGAAAAGTTGCAGAAATTTTTCAACGACAATATTCTCGCTGCTGAACAGCTCCTTTATTCCCGGGAAGGGCTTAATGTTCGCGAAATCAAGTACACTGATAATCAGGATATTATTG ATTTGATagaatcgaaatcgaacggtATTTTCAACTTGCTCGATGAGGAGTCGAAGCTACCGCGACCCtcgttttctcatttcacTACCGAGGTTCATGCGGCCTGGAATGGCCATTATCGACTTTCGCTACCGCGTGCCTCTCGCCTAAAAACCCACCGTTCCCTGCGTGATGACGAAGGATTTTTGATCCGTCATTTTGCAGGCGCCGTCTGCTATAATACG AACCAATTTATCGAGAAAAACAACGATGCACTACACGCATCTCTGGAAAGCCTTGTGCAAGAGTCAGAAAATGCACTCCTAAACGCGTTGTTTAGCGGAGGGTCGCGGGGCGGCAAACCAACTACGGCAAACGTTGGCAAACTTTCCTTCATCTCAGTTGGCTCGAAGTTCAAATCGCAACTGAGCGAACTGCTTGAGAAACTGCGTAGTAACGGAACGAACTTCATACGATGCATCAAGCCGAACAATCGCATGACGGATCATGCGTTCGAGGGAGGTTTGGCGCTCGCCCAGCTGAAGTATTCGGGTACAAACTCGGTATTGGAGTTAATGGAATATGGTTACCCTTCGCGCGTACCTTTCACTGAGTTATACAACATGTACAGCAGCTATCTGCCGGTGGAGCTGGCACGCTTGCAGCCGCGCACTTTCTGCGAGGCGATGTTGTACTCGTTGCGGCTTAACTCAACGGATTTTAAATTTGGCATCACAAAAGTATTTTTCCGACCGGGCAAATTCGTCGAGTTTGATCGCATTATGCGTTCGGATCCGGAAAATCTGAAAGCAATTgttgcgaaagtgaaacgctGGATGGTGCGGTCGCGCTGGACAAAAAGTATTCGTGCGACGCTTTGCGCGATCAAAA TCAAAAACCGAATGATCTACCGCGGGAAATGTATCGTATTGCTGCAGAAAACGATCCGAGGCTACCTGGCACGTAAACAGCACCAAGTAAGGCTTCGGGGCATTACTAAAGTGAAGGCAATCAATGCCAATCTTGGCAAGATGCACGCAATCGCAGGCCAGTTGCGGTCATCTGATCGGGATAGGATGCAGGAACGTATTCGAGTCGTTCAAGGTCTGATTTCTGAAGCCATAGCACTAATTAAGGCGAACCCGGTGATCAGTGCTACCAGCATCGACCTGCAGTACAGTAACATTATGAAACGTTTCGACGAAGACATGAAGCTTATCAACGTGAAGCTACAGGAGCAAAGAAACGCCGAAGAGCAAGAACGGCTAAACAATATCAAACTAGCCTTGGAAGCTGAACAGCGCAGAAAGGAGGAAGAAGAGAGGCGCCAGCAAGAGGAGGAAGAAACTAGAAAAAG AAAAGCGGAAATCGAGGCTCGCCGCAAGGAAGAGGAGCTGAGGCGTTTGCGCCAGGAAAATGAGGATCGTAAAGCAGCGCTTGCTCTTCAG GACCAACTGGAAAAAGAGGCACAGGAAGATATACATTACAGACAACAGCTGGAGCAGGAACGACGTGATCATGAGCTTGCCGTACGTCTGGCGCAGGAATCAAATGGACAGGTTGAAGAGAGTCCTCCCGCGCTGCGCAA ATCGGAAGCAATCCgtgctcagcagcagcttgttgaaaagcaaaagcacGATCTTTCGAAATGGAAGTATTCGGAGCTAAGAGATGCGATCAACACGAGCTGCGACATCGAGTTGCTGGAAGCGTGTCGCCATGAGTTCCATCGTCGGTTGAAGGTGTATCATGCCTGGAAGGCTAAGAACCGTAAACGCACCATaatgaacgaaaacgaacgagCACCACGCAGCATCATGGAAGCTG CGACCCGCTCGCCACCGTTGCTGTCGCCACGGCAGGAAGTCGTGCCGACCGGTAGCGTCCATCGCTACTTCCGCATTCCGTTTGTACGTCCGTCtactggtggtggcggtaccGAGACCTTCGATAGAGCGGGGGATGACAACAAGCGTGGTTTGTGGTTCGCCCACTTCGACGGCCAGTACGTCGCACGCCAAATGGAGCTGCACGCAGACAAACCACCGATCCTGCTGATCGCTGGCAAAGACGACATGCAAATGTGCGAACTAAGCCTGGAGGAGACTGCCCTTACACGAAAGCGCGGCGCCGAGATACTCGAACACGAGTTTAACCGCGAATGGGAGCAGCACGGTGGCAAGCCGTACAGTCGGTTGAATGTAAAGAAAATGTAA
- the LOC131213358 gene encoding transmembrane protein 181 isoform X2 — MATTAPNVPEDPSKISYSYATPSGICVRFRQSLAQFSDLFSEFNKYIAPAYHHDRCERSVHMRLYSMNKREFATVFLAFFACFGLAIFIGLAGPPITVMTQVNGNALLSNASDEGGPGRSSTDLSYLARGPFVIHTPLMTTYSQQLWIIAKLTTDNTDDEMFDKRFHVNVQIAGLSADHKPMPVRGAGTNGAAVQLKNRTRHLSCSDQDCAEFTVLHIGFLDYAHYILTVRFYGLEAFHQRYTIHTVEFYLKSYNPAFTQIEIWFRFIFVLFTFIVSCWFAHALRRFPLCDWSIEQKWLSILLPLLLLFNNPIFPLIFIANSWFPGMTNALMQATFLCAILTFWLCVYHGMRQNERKFLIFYLPKLIVVLPIWLGGVVLSIWEKCDELNDPTYSHFDDSENYNGLKVFVSIAGAMYLLYLGLLILKAYSELRSMPYFDMRLKFLTLLMVIVLSITLIVTLQHFGFDPLEDNFTAQLSTTYKSSAQFMCFYGLLNFYIYAMAYAYAPSVPFAFVLLAEPTIAKDNPTFSMTNDSDEEVMYGSDEESRRPLNATCRKGNDYDSD; from the exons ATGGCAACCACTGCACCGAATGTTCCGGAAGACCCGTCGAAGATCAGCTACTCGTACGCTACACCGAGCGGTATTTGCGTGCGCTTCCGTCAAAGCCTGGCCCAGTTTAGCGATTTGTTTAGTGAGTTCAACAAATATATCGCGCCGGCCTACCATCATGACCGGTGCGAACGGTCTGTCCACATGCGTCTCTACTCGATGAACAAGCGCGAATTTGCAACcgtgtttttggcatttttcgcGTGCTTCGGACTTGCCATCTTCATCGGGCTCGCAGGTCCACCGATCACGGTGATGACACAGGTGAATGGTAATGCGCTGCTGTCAAACGCGAGCGATGAAGGTGGACCCGGTAGGAGCAGTACTGATTTAAGCTATCTTGCACGTGGCCCGTTCGTGATACACACTCCGCTAATGACGACCTACTCGCAACAATTGTGGATTATTGCAAAGTTGACGACTGACAATACGGACGACGAGATGTTCGACAAACGGTTCCATGTAAACGTGCAGATTGCGGGTCTTTCGGCGGACCATAAACCAATGCCAGTGCGTGGAGCGGGCACAAATGGCGCGGCTGTTCAGTTAAAGAACCGTACGCGACATCTCAGCTGCAGCGATCAGGACTGCGCCGAGTTCACTGTGTTGCACATTGGATTTCTGGACTACGCCCACTACATCCTCACTGTGCGGTTCTACGGGCTGGAAGCGTTCCACCAGCGCTACACCATTCACACCGTAGAGTTCTACCTTAAGTCGTATAATCCGGCCTTCACGCAGATCGAGATATGGTTCCGGTTCATATTCGTCCTTTTTACGTTCATTGTCAGCTGTTGGTTCGCGCACGCGTTACGTCGCTTTCCGCTATGCGACTGGTCGATTGAGCAGAAGTGGCTCTCAATACTCcttccactgctgctgctctttaACA ACCCCATCTTTCCACTCATCTTTATCGCGAACAGTTGGTTTCCTGGGATGACCAACGCGCTGATGCAGGCCACCTTCCTGTGCGCCATCCTGACGTTCTGGCTATGCGTCTATCATGGGATGCGGCAAAATGAGCGCAAGTTTTTAATCTTCTATCTTCCGAAACTGATTGTAGTTCTACCAATCTGGCTCGGTGGAGTAGTACTTAGCATCTGGGAAAAGTGCGACGAGTTGAACGATCCCACTTACAGCCACTTCGATGATTCGGAAAACTACAAT GGTTTAAAGGTATTCGTCTCAATCGCCGGTGCCATGTACTTGCTGTACTTGGGTCTGTTAATTCTGAAAGCCTATTCGGAACTACGCTCGATGCCATACTTTG ATATGCGCCTGAAGTTTCTCACGCTGTTGATGGTGATTGTTCTGTCGATCACACTGATCGTAACGCTGCAGCATTTCGGCTTCGACCCGTTGGAGGACAATTTTACGGCGCAGTTGTCCACGACGTATAAGAGTTCAGCTCAATTTATGTGTTTCTACGGATTACTGAACTTTTACATCTACGCTATGGCTTACGCCTACGCACCCAGTG TCCCGTTTGCCTTTGTACTTCTCGCAGAGCCCACAATCGCCAAGGATAATCCCACGTTCTCGATGACCAACGATTCGGACGAGGAGGTAATGTACGGGTCCGATGAGGAAAGCCGCCGACCATTGAACGCAACTTGCCGAAAGGGCAACGATTACGACAGTGACTAA
- the LOC131213692 gene encoding myosin heavy chain 95F isoform X1 encodes MDSQLVWARDIQDGYVQGRITEIGSTEYEVQPLNSKLPKRSCMPEDIFPSCELPSDHDDNCELLFLNEATLLDNIRNRYYKDKIYTYVAHILIAVNPYKEISGLYSHETLKRYSGRSIGELTPHVYAIADKAIRDMRTLKMSQSIIVSGESGAGKTESTKYLLKFLCDSGSAAGPIEQKILDANPILEAFGNAKTTRNNNSSRFGKFIEVHYDRHCQVVGGHISHYLLEKSRICTQSPDERNYHVFYLLCAGAPPALREKLALTRPDDYRYLAGCTQYFTRAQTEAAVSESCKSRIHLKKGPLRDPVLDDYEDFRQLEEALGRLGLSEAERIQIYSLVAAVLHLGNIRFEENPEDMKGGCRIMQESEASLKVTARLIGLDASELRQALMSRVMTSKGGGVKGTVIMVLLKVHEANSARDALAKALYSKLFDHIVTLINQNIPFQASSYYIGVLDIAGFEYFTVNSFEQFCINYCNEKLQKFFNDNILAAEQLLYSREGLNVREIKYTDNQDIIDLIESKSNGIFNLLDEESKLPRPSFSHFTTEVHAAWNGHYRLSLPRASRLKTHRSLRDDEGFLIRHFAGAVCYNTNQFIEKNNDALHASLESLVQESENALLNALFSGGSRGGKPTTANVGKLSFISVGSKFKSQLSELLEKLRSNGTNFIRCIKPNNRMTDHAFEGGLALAQLKYSGTNSVLELMEYGYPSRVPFTELYNMYSSYLPVELARLQPRTFCEAMLYSLRLNSTDFKFGITKVFFRPGKFVEFDRIMRSDPENLKAIVAKVKRWMVRSRWTKSIRATLCAIKIKNRMIYRGKCIVLLQKTIRGYLARKQHQVRLRGITKVKAINANLGKMHAIAGQLRSSDRDRMQERIRVVQGLISEAIALIKANPVISATSIDLQYSNIMKRFDEDMKLINVKLQEQRNAEEQERLNNIKLALEAEQRRKEEEERRQQEEEETRKRKAEIEARRKEEELRRLRQENEDRKAALALQDQLEKEAQEDIHYRQQLEQERRDHELAVRLAQESNGQVEESPPALRNGTPEVAPLGNANRLIRSEAIRAQQQLVEKQKHDLSKWKYSELRDAINTSCDIELLEACRHEFHRRLKVYHAWKAKNRKRTIMNENERAPRSIMEAATRSPPLLSPRQEVVPTGSVHRYFRIPFVRPSTGGGGTETFDRAGDDNKRGLWFAHFDGQYVARQMELHADKPPILLIAGKDDMQMCELSLEETALTRKRGAEILEHEFNREWEQHGGKPYSRLNVKKM; translated from the exons ATGGATTCTCAGCTGGTCTGGGCACGCGATATACAAGATGGTTACGTGCAGGGTCGCATCACTGAAATCGGAAGTACCGAATATGAGGTTCAACCTCTTAACAGCAAGTTGCCGAAGCGAAGCTGTATGCCGGAAGACATATTTCCTTCTTGTGAGCTTCCCTCCGACCACGACGACAATT GTGAACTACTTTTTCTCAACGAGGCCACACTGTTGGATAACATTCGGAACCGGTACTACAAAGACAAAATTTAT ACATATGTGGCGCATATTCTGATTGCAGTCAACCCGTACAAAGAGATCTCTGGTTTGTACTCTCACGAGACCCTCAAACGTTACAGTGGACGATCAATCGGAGAATTGACACCTCATGTGTATGCTATCG CTGACAAAGCAATTCGCGACATGCGCACCCTGAAAATGTCGCAGTCGATCATAGTGTCCGGGGAGTCGGGAGCCGGTAAAACGGAGAGCACCAAGTACCTGCTCAAATTTCTTTGCGATTCGGGTAGTGCGGCCGGTCCAATCGAGCAAAAAATCCTCGACGCTAACCCGATCCTCGAGGCTTTCGGTAACGCGAAAACAacgcgcaacaacaacagctctCGCTTCGGAAAATTTATCGAGGTTCACTATGACCGACACTGCCAAGTGGTCGGTGGTCATATTTCGCACTATCTGTTGGAGAAAAGTCGCATCTGCACGCAGAGTCCGGACGAACGGAACTATCACGTGTTTTATTTACTGTGTGCAGGGGCGCCACCCGCCTTGCGTGAGAAGTTAGCCCTAACGCGACCAGACGACTACCGTTACCTGGCAGGCTGTACGCAGTATTTCACGCGTGCACAAACTGAGGCGGCGGTGTCAGAGTCTTGTAAATCTCGGATCCACCTGAAAAAAGGACCACTGCGCGATCCGGTACTGGACGATTACGAAGACTTTCGCCAGTTAGAAGAAGCACTTGGGAGACTCGGTCTGAGTGAAGCTGAGCGCATCCAAATTTACTCTCTGGTGGCAGCCGTGCTGCACCTCGGAAACATACGCTTCGAGGAGAACCCGGAGGACATGAAGGGTGGCTGCCGGATCATGCAGGAGTCGGAAGCATCACTAAAAGTGACGGCTCGGCTGATCGGATTAGATGCGTCAGAGCTACGTCAGGCGCTCATGTCGCGGGTGATGACCAGCAAAGGCGGCGGCGTAAAGGGTACCGTTATCATGGTGTTACTGAAAGTGCACGAAGCGAACAGTGCACGGGATGCACTCGCGAAAGCACTGTATTCCAAGTTGTTTGACCATATTGTCACCTTGATCAACCAGAACATTCCCTTCCAAGCGTCCAGCTACTACATCGGTGTTCTCGACATTGCAGGCTTTG AATATTTTACGGTCAACTCGTTCGAGCAGTTCTGCATCAACTATTGCAACGAAAAGTTGCAGAAATTTTTCAACGACAATATTCTCGCTGCTGAACAGCTCCTTTATTCCCGGGAAGGGCTTAATGTTCGCGAAATCAAGTACACTGATAATCAGGATATTATTG ATTTGATagaatcgaaatcgaacggtATTTTCAACTTGCTCGATGAGGAGTCGAAGCTACCGCGACCCtcgttttctcatttcacTACCGAGGTTCATGCGGCCTGGAATGGCCATTATCGACTTTCGCTACCGCGTGCCTCTCGCCTAAAAACCCACCGTTCCCTGCGTGATGACGAAGGATTTTTGATCCGTCATTTTGCAGGCGCCGTCTGCTATAATACG AACCAATTTATCGAGAAAAACAACGATGCACTACACGCATCTCTGGAAAGCCTTGTGCAAGAGTCAGAAAATGCACTCCTAAACGCGTTGTTTAGCGGAGGGTCGCGGGGCGGCAAACCAACTACGGCAAACGTTGGCAAACTTTCCTTCATCTCAGTTGGCTCGAAGTTCAAATCGCAACTGAGCGAACTGCTTGAGAAACTGCGTAGTAACGGAACGAACTTCATACGATGCATCAAGCCGAACAATCGCATGACGGATCATGCGTTCGAGGGAGGTTTGGCGCTCGCCCAGCTGAAGTATTCGGGTACAAACTCGGTATTGGAGTTAATGGAATATGGTTACCCTTCGCGCGTACCTTTCACTGAGTTATACAACATGTACAGCAGCTATCTGCCGGTGGAGCTGGCACGCTTGCAGCCGCGCACTTTCTGCGAGGCGATGTTGTACTCGTTGCGGCTTAACTCAACGGATTTTAAATTTGGCATCACAAAAGTATTTTTCCGACCGGGCAAATTCGTCGAGTTTGATCGCATTATGCGTTCGGATCCGGAAAATCTGAAAGCAATTgttgcgaaagtgaaacgctGGATGGTGCGGTCGCGCTGGACAAAAAGTATTCGTGCGACGCTTTGCGCGATCAAAA TCAAAAACCGAATGATCTACCGCGGGAAATGTATCGTATTGCTGCAGAAAACGATCCGAGGCTACCTGGCACGTAAACAGCACCAAGTAAGGCTTCGGGGCATTACTAAAGTGAAGGCAATCAATGCCAATCTTGGCAAGATGCACGCAATCGCAGGCCAGTTGCGGTCATCTGATCGGGATAGGATGCAGGAACGTATTCGAGTCGTTCAAGGTCTGATTTCTGAAGCCATAGCACTAATTAAGGCGAACCCGGTGATCAGTGCTACCAGCATCGACCTGCAGTACAGTAACATTATGAAACGTTTCGACGAAGACATGAAGCTTATCAACGTGAAGCTACAGGAGCAAAGAAACGCCGAAGAGCAAGAACGGCTAAACAATATCAAACTAGCCTTGGAAGCTGAACAGCGCAGAAAGGAGGAAGAAGAGAGGCGCCAGCAAGAGGAGGAAGAAACTAGAAAAAG AAAAGCGGAAATCGAGGCTCGCCGCAAGGAAGAGGAGCTGAGGCGTTTGCGCCAGGAAAATGAGGATCGTAAAGCAGCGCTTGCTCTTCAG GACCAACTGGAAAAAGAGGCACAGGAAGATATACATTACAGACAACAGCTGGAGCAGGAACGACGTGATCATGAGCTTGCCGTACGTCTGGCGCAGGAATCAAATGGACAGGTTGAAGAGAGTCCTCCCGCGCTGCGCAA CGGTACTCCAGAAGTCGCGCCCCTGGGCAACGCAAATCGATTGATAAG ATCGGAAGCAATCCgtgctcagcagcagcttgttgaaaagcaaaagcacGATCTTTCGAAATGGAAGTATTCGGAGCTAAGAGATGCGATCAACACGAGCTGCGACATCGAGTTGCTGGAAGCGTGTCGCCATGAGTTCCATCGTCGGTTGAAGGTGTATCATGCCTGGAAGGCTAAGAACCGTAAACGCACCATaatgaacgaaaacgaacgagCACCACGCAGCATCATGGAAGCTG CGACCCGCTCGCCACCGTTGCTGTCGCCACGGCAGGAAGTCGTGCCGACCGGTAGCGTCCATCGCTACTTCCGCATTCCGTTTGTACGTCCGTCtactggtggtggcggtaccGAGACCTTCGATAGAGCGGGGGATGACAACAAGCGTGGTTTGTGGTTCGCCCACTTCGACGGCCAGTACGTCGCACGCCAAATGGAGCTGCACGCAGACAAACCACCGATCCTGCTGATCGCTGGCAAAGACGACATGCAAATGTGCGAACTAAGCCTGGAGGAGACTGCCCTTACACGAAAGCGCGGCGCCGAGATACTCGAACACGAGTTTAACCGCGAATGGGAGCAGCACGGTGGCAAGCCGTACAGTCGGTTGAATGTAAAGAAAATGTAA